AGACTTTAACGTCGAAAGAAAACAGTCACGATTGTAAGTGACATTTCCCACTTCTATGACGACGGACATCGCAATTGTTTTATCCATTCTTCTCGTTTCGCTCGTATTATTCATTACGGAAAAGGTCCGAATGGATGTGGTTGCGCTTATGGTTCTGGTCTCATTGGCCTTCACCAAACTGGTTACTCCCACCGAGGCATTAGCCGGATTCAGCAACGCTGCCGTAATCACGGTTTGGGCGATGTTTATTTTAAGTGCCGGACTAACTGAAACTGGAGTAGCAGCCATTATTGGTCAGCAAGTGCTCAAGATGGCGGGTAAGACAGAATTTAGGATGATCATCGTTATCATGATCACTTCGGGGGTGCTGTCGGCCTTTATGAATAATATAGGTGTGGCTGCTTTTATGCTCCCGGTGGTTATAACCGTAGCACGAAAAACAGGCGTGGCTCCGTCCCGCCTACTTATGCCCTTGGCTTTCGGGTCATTGCTCGGAGGCCTTACGACTTTAATTGGAACTCCGCCAAATCTACTCATTAGCAACGGACTAAAAGAAGCCGGTTACGAACCATTCTCTCTTTTTGATTTTTCGCCCATCGGAGGTGTCATTATGGTGGTCGGTACCCTGTTTCTGGCTTTTACAGCCCGTTTTTTATTACCCGCACATGACCCAGGAGCCAGTGAGTCTTCCAGCTCGGACCGTAAATCACTGGAGAGTCAATATGCGCTTAAGGACCGGGCCTTCTTTGTGAAACTCGAGAAAGGGTCCTTATTGGCGGGGCGAACATTAGCAAATTCAAACATAGGCCATAGCCTGGGAATGCAGGTCATAGCCCTTCAGCGGGAAGGGCAGACTCATTTTGCTCCTGGGCCTGATATGGTGCTGAAAGAAGGTGATCGACTTTACACCCAGGGCGAAGCTGAGCGACTGAACGAGTTGATCGGTTGGCATGATCTTCAGCCGGTTCAAGCGACCGAAGAAAACATGCTTCAGAAAGGCGTTATTTCCATGGTCGAGGCCAAGGTGACTGAAGAAGCGGATTTTGTGGGAAAGACCCTGCGTGAATCTGGATTTCGAAGAAATTACGGTCTGAATGTCCTTAAGGTTATTCAAGGTGAATCAGAAAAAGATGACGAGCTCGCCAAGCAAGCGCTGCAGGTTGGAGATCGCTTGTTGCTGCAAGGTTCCGAGGATGCAATTGCTTCATTGAGGGACAACCCTGGCTTTGAGGACCTTCAACCTGTCTCTGATGAATTGCTTCAGCGGTATCGTTCTATTGAGCGTAAACTTTTTGAGGTTGAGGTGCCTGAGGTTTCCTGGCTGGCTGGTAAAGCATTGGCAGAATGTCGGATGGGCCAGTTGTTTGATATTCATGTTATTTCGATTAAGCGGGAAGGAGAAGAATTGCTTTTACCTGATCCAGAGATGCCGTTGCAAGTGGGTGATCGCCTGACCTTGCATAGCCGTCCAGATAACCTGGATACGCTGCAAGGCTTACAACAGTTAAAAATCGAAACGTCGGAAGAATCCGATGCGGCTATCCTTGAAGCTGAAGATATCGCTCTAATTGAAGCGACCCTTGCGCCAAATACCCAATTTGCAGGAAAAACAGCGGCGGATATTCAACTGCGCAATCGCTATGGCTTGCAGCTTCTTGGGATTTTACGCGCTAATAAAGTTTACCGAACAGACTTGGGGCAAATGCAAATCCAATATGGTGATGCACTTTTGCTTATGGGACCTGAGGATAAACTAGAAATTATCAAAGCTGATAAAAATTTCTTACTTCTTTCTGAGCTGCCAGAGGCCAAAGAAGAGGGGACTAACCAACCCTGGATTGCATCGGCCATTATGGCTGCGGTTCTCATCCCGGTATTTCTTGGTTGGATGCCTATTGCCCTAACAGCGATTGCTGGAGCGACCCTTATGGTATTAACAGGATGTTTGCGGATGGAGGATGCCTATCGATCCATCGAGTGGCGTGCTGTATTTTTGATTGCAGGCATGCTTCCTCTAGGAACGGCTATGCAGCAATCCGGGGCCGCCTCTTACCTAACAAATGGTTTAATGGCTGTCATTGGCGGTCAAGGACCATGGGTTATTATTGGAGGCCTGTATGTCCTTACTTCATTGGCAACGACGATTATTCCCACAGCGGCTTTGGTGGTGTTGATGTCTCCCATTGCGATCCAATCGGCAGAGACTTTGGAGTTCTCACCCTATGCAGCTATGATGGCTGTAGCCATGGCCGCTTCAGCGAGCTTCACGAGCCCCATTTCTCACCCGGCCAATGTTTTGGTAATGGGACCTGGTGGTTATCGTTTTGTTGATTACCTCAAAGTAGGAATTCCACTCGCTTTTGTGGTATTCGTGACGGCAATGATTTGTCTTCCGTTTTTCTGGCCGGCTTGAGTTTAGCGCTGATTACTCATCTAGATAATCTGGCCTTTGATCATTGATCATCTTAAGCTGTATCGGAGTAACTTTCTCCACATAAATTTTAAACGGTATTCCCGAGACTTCCTCAATGGCCGATTTGAAAATTTCTTTTCCTGATGGTCGTCCTTCCAGGTTAGTTATTTTTTCCCTGATGGTATTTAGAAATTTATCTTTGTTTCTCATGTAAGCGTCCAGAACGATAAAGCGGGCATCGCCATGATTGTTGAAATTAAGTTTTTTAACTTTAGCTGCGGGCTTGGAAGTTCCTTTACGCTTCTCCCCTTTGTTCCAGTTGAGTAAGTCAAGACCTTTCCCAAGGACGTTGCGGGATGGACTGAATTTTCGGATACCATGCAAATTATAGATCTCCTCTTTGCCGTGACGTTTGATGGTGATAATATCGTTGAGGAAGTTGCAAAGAACGGGTTCAAACCAATCATTGTCAGACACCTTCAGGCTACGTCTGGATAGGTGATTCTCCAGGTCTCTAGCAAAACCTCCACGGAAGCGTGAGTTGCGCCGAGCCATCCAACTAAATGGATCGTAGATGTGCATCAGATTCTGGGCGTAAGTTTCCTTCAGACGTTTCAGCTGGATCTCATGATCCTCCTTAGAATTTATAATGATGGGGTATGTAAATTTTACGTCTTTGAATGCGTGAGGAGGAACCTGTGCTGTGAGCCCGCGATTTAGAATGTGGTAACCTTTCTGCGTATCCAGATTCAGGCCTTGTTGTTTCTCAATACGGACACCTTTACCTAGTTTTCCTTTGTTGTTGTAGGTCCGATAAGCCACGACCCAATCTGTGGTCACTCGGCGTTCCCAGATGTTTTTCTCCTCATTGAAGCGAATATCCTTCGCATGCTTGGTGAGAGGCAAGGTGGGGTAGAGGTCGTTAAGCTGATCTTCATGCCATATAATTAACTCCTCAATTTTGAAAAACGGCTCTTCGTTGAGGCGGGTGACGATTGAAACTTCTCGCCGAAGCCAGTTTTCATGCCGCATGCGGAAGCTCTTGATCCCGAAGGATTCAGCCAATTCTCTGAGATCTTTTTCAAAGGCAACACCGTCTTTCAAGCGGAAATCCAGATGCTGAATCTCATAGACCAGGAGTTGGCGGTGATATTTAAGCAACAGATCGTTGAATGACTCCGCAAAGTCCAGGACGAGAGGATTGGTTCCAGTATACTTTTCTCCCGTCATTCCGTCGATGACTGGTATTGGGCTTTCATAGATGACAAAGGGTTCCAGCTCAAATACCTGGCCACCTATTTTTAGCTCATCTTTGGAATAGCAGAGAGTGGAGAAACTGGATGATACGGCGGCTATGAGTAGCCATTTGGGGTAGAGTTTTAACACCATGACGTAGAACTCCATCGAAAGACAGCCTATGGCACAACTCTGAATATTGGGGAG
This genomic stretch from Opitutia bacterium ISCC 52 harbors:
- a CDS encoding anion permease yields the protein MTFPTSMTTDIAIVLSILLVSLVLFITEKVRMDVVALMVLVSLAFTKLVTPTEALAGFSNAAVITVWAMFILSAGLTETGVAAIIGQQVLKMAGKTEFRMIIVIMITSGVLSAFMNNIGVAAFMLPVVITVARKTGVAPSRLLMPLAFGSLLGGLTTLIGTPPNLLISNGLKEAGYEPFSLFDFSPIGGVIMVVGTLFLAFTARFLLPAHDPGASESSSSDRKSLESQYALKDRAFFVKLEKGSLLAGRTLANSNIGHSLGMQVIALQREGQTHFAPGPDMVLKEGDRLYTQGEAERLNELIGWHDLQPVQATEENMLQKGVISMVEAKVTEEADFVGKTLRESGFRRNYGLNVLKVIQGESEKDDELAKQALQVGDRLLLQGSEDAIASLRDNPGFEDLQPVSDELLQRYRSIERKLFEVEVPEVSWLAGKALAECRMGQLFDIHVISIKREGEELLLPDPEMPLQVGDRLTLHSRPDNLDTLQGLQQLKIETSEESDAAILEAEDIALIEATLAPNTQFAGKTAADIQLRNRYGLQLLGILRANKVYRTDLGQMQIQYGDALLLMGPEDKLEIIKADKNFLLLSELPEAKEEGTNQPWIASAIMAAVLIPVFLGWMPIALTAIAGATLMVLTGCLRMEDAYRSIEWRAVFLIAGMLPLGTAMQQSGAASYLTNGLMAVIGGQGPWVIIGGLYVLTSLATTIIPTAALVVLMSPIAIQSAETLEFSPYAAMMAVAMAASASFTSPISHPANVLVMGPGGYRFVDYLKVGIPLAFVVFVTAMICLPFFWPA